DNA from Musa acuminata AAA Group cultivar baxijiao chromosome BXJ1-5, Cavendish_Baxijiao_AAA, whole genome shotgun sequence:
GTAGCTTTGCATATTTGGAAATATCATAAATCCCCAAATATAAATTTCAGTATAACATACATGTCTCCATTCCTCCATCATAAACACTCgaattaattaggttttattatgaTCAACATTAGCAAAATTGTCAACTAAGCATAACAACAACAAgtcataatattttattcattaatataatatttttggttCAACAATCAATTGcatataaatatatgtttatatatatataatctaggttctatatgtgtatgtatatatatgcatgctaAAGCctaaatctaaaaagaaaaattaattgtaTTTTTTTGAAGGATATGTAAATAATTTTTCtttataaaacaaaaaagaaaacaatggCTTTTTATCAACAAACAACAATAATAAGGTACAACATTCTACCTATTTGGTTCAGATGAATGAATCTTCTTTCGTCTTTAAGGAAGttgtaatatgatatttttagttCAACAATGAGATGGATATATATACAAATTTTCTAGGTTCTGCAATAAACTTATataatatatgtacatgtatgaaCAATATGTatacaattttattttaaaaaagaaaagaaagataacaGCAAAGAAGTGGTTTGATTTGCTGTGACAGTgaacagagatcacgccaatgtcCTCAACTTGGCCTTTTCTGGCCTGCACTTGCCTGCCTTTGGAAATGCTTTTTCTCCCGGAAACAATTTGCACCGGACTGTGGGTGGCCACTTTGGACCAACAGCTGCCCACGGCAGCATTTGCCGGTGcgttatcattatattaataacatTAATTAACCCCTGTGTTATAGTCAAATTATTTTCTATTGGAATTATTTTATAAGAGAGGCGAAATTGTTTCTGAATACCAATCGGAAGTCAAATCTCAAAGAGATAATAAAACAAGGTCTTTTAAGAGGTCAAACCTGCACGAAGAATGTATCGGCTCATCCAAAAGCACCATCACATCAGCAAGACACGCATGCCCCTGTTCAATGCAGACTTCAGATTCCTTCAAAATTGAGGCATTCCCTATGTCAGAAAGAACTAAATTCTGCTCAACTGATACCAAAATGTATGAGCAAAAGTGTAAATGATATTTGTTGTCTTGTTTACCAACTATCCAAACGATACACTAAAACATGTTTCATGTCTACCAacattgtatatatatgtatacataggtGTGAAACACTCTCGTTTCAcatgaaatacttaatgatttcttcCATTAAAAAAAGTACTGTCTCTGTAAATGAAAAGTTTCATTTATGACTAGTTGAAAATTGCATTTGGCTATTAAGTATCACATGAACTCATATGCCTTGAGTTCTTGTTTCAAGGATGTCTTGGCATGCTGCAGAGCGCCCAAAATGCCTGTTAATGAGATAGTTTAACATTGAATGTGATCTTAAGTGCCTGTTAATTCCCATTTAAAAATCTTTCAGAACTAGCAGAAGTGCTTCCAATTATTAGTGAATTCACAAGGATATGTGCACATAAACATCCATGGTTACTAGAGCCACCATCAGAGTTAAATTGGATGGAGAAAGCACTAGTAAAAGTGGGCTTTAACTGATTTGGTACAAGAGAATAAAGAAAATGTCGTTAGAAAGACCAATTTCTATGCAAAAATCCAGTGCATGTGGACGAGATCAGGCTTCTAAATCTAAAACATGCCTTATGAATCACAAGGAAGCATGTTTCAAAGAGTTAATTCACATTTTCTGGTATATTATTGCAAGAACATATCAATCTGCAGGTGCAAAATGGACTAGAAAAAGCAACAGCAAATATGTAACGAGTGCTAATTAATATACTTCTATGAGTTCCATCAAATTTCCTAATTCACACCACGGATATATGACTATGGTTTTTAAGGAATATTTGAAAGCACTATGACTTGGTAGCCAGAATTGAATCTCTGGTACAAGGAAGACATACCTGATTTGAGCTCCATCACCTGAACAGAAAACATTACCAAACACAAAAAACAAATCAACCGCGAGAAAATATAACAGAAATTACGACTAACCCTTTTGGCCGGTTGATTAGCTCTTCCATTTGCAGCTTTAGAAACAGTCCTCTCAGAAAACAATCGAGCACGAAGGAACTCGATGGTCATTGCTGTTGAATCACTCGTGATGTCTATCAGAGAAACCAAGATTCTAATTCCTGTGAAATATCTTTTTCCAGCACAATCAGCATAAGATGATCAGGGCAAGTAAAATGGACAGCAGATATCAGAGGAAAAGCAATACTACCAAACAGTAGAATCAAGCAAGCGCAACTGATGAGATCAACAGCTAACATCTAAACCTATCATCCTGACTTGAGATCACAATAAACTTCCCTCCTTATCAGCACAGTTCGATTCACTCGATCAGCACTATTGGCTAGTCGGGTTgctaagaactatgttaaacggaTGCAGATCCAGCGCGTCTGCCGAACGAGATCGAAGAACTAAACCCACAAGAAACACAGAATCCACGAACGCGATGGATTGAAGCGATCATAAGAGCCAAACCATCCCAAGCGATCAACCAAAGCTCTAGTCAGTTTGAGAGAGGAAATCCCACTAGCCACTTGACGAACCAATTCACAACAAGAAGAATCAGAGTTGGGAAGGCAAATAAACAAATCAACAATCAAACAAAATAAAAGCTCGAGATGTCCATGTGTACCTTCGATTTCTTCCCGCAGCTTCTCTGCTCTATTTGTGAGTCGGTGGCGGACCAGAGATATTAAGTGGATCGAAGAATATTCAATGGCTTGTATCGTGCCATAAAAATTCTCTGCATTTCTTCTGAGTTTTTATTTGGGCTTCTTTGAACTGCTCAGCTACAAGTTATTATTCGATCTCGATGATGGTTCGAATCCTCGCTACAACTACTTATGTTCCATCAAATATGTGGAATGGCGAGAAATATTAGCATTAATCAGCATTAGTATCATCATGACCAAATTCcatagtaaataaaaaaataaaaataaaaaaatccataTTATATTGAGAAGTGGTCCTAAAAAGTAGcagaaaaaataattcaaatattaaaccacaaaccattcaagaagagaaagaagaggagggaatACAATAGTGCAAACTTTTGACACTCTGAGCATTATAAAGGCACATAATACTAACTTGGTATCTTCCAGCATATAAACAAATATGCATATAGGAGTCTTGGGATCAAGTTGAACGAACCGACAGGGAATTTATAGGCAAAACCTTGTTAACCAATCCAATCGGGTCAACGGATACAAAGGAAAGATTAGCCTGATAAAACACATTTTAAAGTGGACGGTGGATATTGTATTGCAGAATGGGTGTTGGAACCACAGACTTATTACAACAAAATCAAAGTAAACAGTGCAATATGCATCAGATACATACAGCTCTACTGTCTGCAAACATATATCACAAAAATAGACCAGTATATGTTGTTGGCTGCTCAGTAATATTTGAGATCAGTTATcaaagaaaagaatgaaaacCAAAATTTGTAATGACCATGAACAAGTAGTCTTCATATTTGGAGGGTGCATATGGTACCACCCATGTCCTAAATAATGCGCTCGATCACTGGAACTTCGAGGAACGCCAGTCATTTGACCATAAAGGAGCTTTTACAACTGCACCCCCCCACTGCACTTGGATTTGTTACCACCTGCAAATACAGTTTCGTCAACCGCTATTCTGTGAAGTTATGCTGCAAGAGGTGGAAAACAACTAGAGAAAGTTCAATAGGGTAAACTTTGACAGCAGTGCTTGTTAGATGCATTCTCCCATTTGAAAGCACCTTTAGATGTAACACACTAAACCTACATGtcgttatttttattttatttgaccaCATGATTGGTCTGCAAGACTTAAATAAGGGTCCATCCTTTGTAAGAAACATGACATGTTACATACGTAATAGAAAGTGAGGAACCTAGCCATGCTTCTCTTTAAAGATAATTCTAGTTACTCCCCACAAAAACGGTATGAAGTCTCATTTGGTAGCACACATCCGTTATCACACTCGGAGACACATCTTGAATAGAACTTTGACAATGGATCTGTTTGGTAGCAAACATATGTTATCACACTCAGAGACACATCTTGAAGAGGACCTTGACACCGGGATCTAATGcaagaaaaaaaatgttttttttatcGACCAACAGTAAAATCTCATAGAACAGTGGAGGAACACATCCACTGAGTAAGCTTGAGTGTATGATCTAAGCAGTAAAAGCATTGATGCAGTTCAAGTTTACATGCAAATTTAATCAAGTTGGTGAAATGAGGTAAAGGCTCACTGATACAGAATCAAGACTGGTAGTGCAGCCAAGTTTTGGTTCAGCAAGGAAACAAATGAAGAATGGCCATTCGGAGGAGGAATTCTATACTAGTTTGTCTTTGGTGGCTAGCTATGATGGCATTCTTTCACTACCATAATGGTTGGTTGTCCtctgatttgataaattaatggTATGTCCATAACCATCTTTGACTTTCATATTTGAAGCACCACTATATCTGTCCATGCAAACCCAATTTTTTAGGGTCCATTTCTCCTAATAACGGGTGTCAATAGTTTTCTGTCAATTAATATATGTAAGATCAATTTATATATCCAAAATTGAGTATTTGTTTGTAAGCAACTATCTTCTCTAAAAAATATAGATTTTGCTATCAACTGAAACTCCATTTCAATCTTCTTACAATTTATAGAGGTAAAAATTCATGCAGGCTGTAATCCTTGTATGTTCGGTATGTAAATCTTCCTCAATCTCTCAACTCTTAACAAAGCCAATGGACCTATTCTCTGAGCAAGAGAAACTGTGCCAAGCATGACTGGGACATGAATCCAACATAAAAATCTTATCATCTGACCTACTCTGCATTACTTATGCAATTGCTGATGAAAGAAGAAGCCTACCTGGAATGCTGAACGGATCAATTCCTCGACATAATCAACAGTGGAACCTTTGACAAAGTCATAGGAGATGTTGTCCACCACCAACTTCACACCATCCTTCTCAAAAACCCTATATAGAACGACCGAGAAATTACACAACATAGAAACAGGCCCATCACATCAAGAAGCATAATGTCATGGATTCCAAGCAAACAAGCTATCTCCAACCTATCATCTGAGTTCTTCTTGTCATCCAAGCAAAAGACATACTGGAACCCAGAGCATCCACCAGTTTCCACGCCCAATCGC
Protein-coding regions in this window:
- the LOC135672848 gene encoding iron-sulfur assembly protein IscA-like 2, mitochondrial — protein: MSRYALRRMAPLLHGRMQLRRHQMPLSSAAEEPLPDAVHMTGNCIRRLKELHTKDSSNEGKMLRLGVETGGCSGFQYVFCLDDKKNSDDRVFEKDGVKLVVDNISYDFVKGSTVDYVEELIRSAFQVVTNPSAVGGCSCKSSFMVK